One region of Corvus cornix cornix isolate S_Up_H32 chromosome 14, ASM73873v5, whole genome shotgun sequence genomic DNA includes:
- the NDUFB6 gene encoding NADH dehydrogenase [ubiquinone] 1 beta subcomplex subunit 6, producing the protein MSGSAEDERLRVQQLRALRRRWLRDQELSPREPVLPPRQLGTVGAFWERFLQPGGLWRQQVHKAYQTGSFVMLRVLLPAWAITYFLKYHLQKTPHGVVVTNPRIFPGDRILETGEIMPPLKEDPHGHH; encoded by the exons ATGAGCGGCTCCGCGGAGGATGAGAGGCTGCGGGTGCAGCAGCTCCGCGCCCTGCGGCGCCGCTGGCTGCGGGACCAGGAGCTGAGCCCGCGGGAGCCCGTCCTGCCGCCGCGGCAGCTCGGGACCGTGGGCGCTTTCTGGGAGCGCTTCCTGCAGCCCGGCGGGCTCTGGCGGCAGCAG GTGCACAAGGCCTACCAGACCGGCAGCTTCGTCATGCTGCGGGTGCTGCTCCCCGCCTGGGCCATCACCTACTTCCTGAAGTACCATCTCCAG AAAACACCGCACGGCGTGGTTGTGACAAATCCACGGATATTCCCT GGGGACAGGATTTTAGAGACTGGAGAGATCATGCCACCCCTGAAAGAAGATCCCCACGGGCACCACTGA